From Streptomyces sp. 6-11-2, one genomic window encodes:
- a CDS encoding helix-turn-helix transcriptional regulator → MGGGDFVANQTKATHPHAVTELCEEGGRLYANALRLGRIGRADAEGAPCLMEFDLLHPDPDDPDWLRPVHPSVALAERLHPIEREITERRRLSIQLADFFEPFLALSAQSVTTDHSITVLEGGTRINAALNAATAQCRTEMLTIQPSDDRFSERSLTQGLERDRPLIERGVRIRTLYQHTARYSPEKLAYVDQLSSGKAEYRTIDEVVERLIVCDETVAFIPTRDDQQVALELRHPGLVRYLIKVFEFMWGRSVPLSAGAPYETAPGGINDIQHSIAKLLVEGHVDEAIARRLGMNVRTCRAHIAKLAAILGSGSRAQLGYLIAQSGILQQKH, encoded by the coding sequence CTGGGGGGTGGAGATTTCGTGGCAAATCAGACTAAGGCGACGCATCCCCATGCGGTGACCGAACTTTGTGAGGAAGGTGGCCGACTTTATGCGAACGCCCTCCGCCTGGGGAGGATCGGCCGGGCGGATGCCGAAGGCGCCCCCTGCCTCATGGAGTTCGACCTTCTCCACCCGGATCCGGACGACCCGGACTGGCTGCGCCCGGTGCACCCGTCGGTCGCCCTGGCCGAGCGACTCCACCCGATCGAGCGGGAGATCACGGAACGCCGGCGGCTGTCCATCCAACTTGCGGACTTCTTTGAGCCGTTCCTCGCTCTCAGCGCGCAGTCGGTGACGACCGACCACTCGATCACGGTGCTGGAGGGTGGCACGCGGATCAACGCGGCGCTCAACGCCGCCACGGCCCAGTGCCGCACCGAGATGCTCACCATCCAGCCGAGCGACGACCGCTTCTCCGAGCGCAGCCTCACCCAGGGCCTCGAACGGGACCGGCCGCTGATCGAGCGCGGCGTGCGCATCCGGACCCTCTATCAGCACACCGCGCGCTACAGCCCCGAGAAGCTGGCCTACGTGGACCAGTTGTCGAGCGGGAAGGCCGAGTACCGCACCATCGACGAGGTGGTGGAACGGCTCATCGTGTGCGACGAGACCGTCGCCTTCATCCCCACCCGCGACGATCAGCAAGTCGCTCTGGAACTCCGCCACCCGGGCCTCGTCCGTTACCTGATCAAGGTCTTCGAGTTCATGTGGGGCCGATCGGTCCCACTGAGCGCAGGCGCCCCCTACGAGACCGCGCCCGGCGGCATCAACGACATCCAGCACTCCATAGCCAAGCTCCTCGTCGAGGGTCACGTCGACGAGGCCATCGCCCGCCGCCTCGGAATGAACGTCCGTACCTGCCGGGCCCACATCGCCAAGCTCGCCGCCATCCTCGGCAGTGGCAGCCGTGCCCAGCTCGGTTATCTCATAGCCCAGTCGGGGATTCTGCAGCAGAAGCACTGA